In Aerococcus loyolae, a genomic segment contains:
- a CDS encoding lipoate--protein ligase, whose translation MIFVDNNNHYDASVNIALETYLVENRLVDEPILLFYINDPSIIIGRNQNTYEEINQRYVDEHNIQVVRRMSGGGAVYHDRGNFSFCFIKDDDGSFRDFASFTKPVIDALHKMGVEGAALKGRNDLVIGDQKFSGNAMYAKDGRMTAHGTILFDADLNEVNNALKPRKEKFESKGIKSVRSRVTNIKPFVDEEYKNLSTEEFRDRILLEIFGVESREEVPELKLTPEIWQGVMDLRAERMGNWDWNYGQSPDFDIQGSHKFPFGFVDLRLNVSKGVISQAKIYGDFFGLGEISDVEEALDGVKYDRQAMVDALSDLDLNKYLGDITAEELVDIVFQEA comes from the coding sequence ATGATTTTTGTAGATAATAATAATCACTACGATGCTTCGGTTAATATTGCCTTGGAGACTTATTTGGTTGAAAACCGCCTAGTCGATGAACCTATCTTGCTATTTTATATCAATGACCCTTCGATTATTATTGGCCGCAACCAAAATACTTATGAAGAGATTAACCAACGTTATGTGGATGAGCATAATATCCAAGTGGTTCGTCGCATGTCAGGTGGGGGAGCGGTTTATCATGACCGGGGCAACTTTTCCTTCTGCTTTATTAAAGATGATGATGGCAGTTTCCGTGACTTTGCTTCCTTTACGAAACCGGTGATCGATGCCCTCCATAAGATGGGGGTGGAAGGCGCTGCCCTAAAGGGTCGTAATGACTTAGTGATTGGCGACCAAAAATTTTCCGGTAACGCTATGTACGCTAAGGATGGTCGGATGACGGCTCATGGGACCATTCTATTTGATGCGGATTTGAATGAGGTCAACAATGCCCTTAAACCTCGTAAGGAAAAATTCGAATCTAAAGGGATTAAGTCGGTTCGTTCACGGGTAACCAATATCAAACCCTTTGTCGACGAAGAGTATAAGAACCTCTCCACAGAAGAATTCCGTGACCGGATTCTACTAGAAATCTTTGGAGTTGAGTCCCGTGAAGAAGTTCCTGAGCTAAAATTAACCCCTGAAATTTGGCAAGGAGTAATGGATTTGCGGGCTGAAAGGATGGGAAATTGGGACTGGAATTATGGACAATCCCCTGACTTTGATATCCAAGGTTCACATAAATTCCCCTTTGGTTTTGTGGACTTGCGATTGAATGTTTCTAAGGGAGTCATTAGCCAAGCGAAGATCTACGGGGACTTCTTCGGTCTAGGAGAAATTTCTGATGTGGAAGAAGCCTTGGATGGTGTCAAATACGACCGTCAAGCCATGGTTGATGCCCTAAGTGATCTAGACCTAAATAAATATCTCGGCGATATCACTGCGGAAGAATTAGTGGATATTGTATTCCAAGAAGCCTAG
- a CDS encoding ABC transporter ATP-binding protein — MEEVLRVDQLTKTYGKQVALDQVSLSLKAGEIYGLIGRNGAGKTTLLKAIVRLIKPSSGKVSLFHSESSREWTKALERTGAVIESPVAYDALTAEQNLHYYCKLRGVVDEDKVVKETLDLVGLTQDRKKAYKSFSMGMKQKLGIGIALLTQPDLLILDEPINGLDPIAISHFRQLVKRLSQEKQMTIIISSHILSELYQTASRFGFINQGRLIQEMTKEEFEQMNREYIVLQTSQVPQASRLLSEQGQSNFKVVDEETIHIFTSDQKIQPYMKLFSQADVPIDAIYFSHKNLEDYFTGIVEEKGDQ; from the coding sequence ATGGAAGAAGTGCTAAGAGTTGACCAGCTGACCAAGACTTACGGTAAGCAAGTAGCCTTAGACCAAGTGTCTCTAAGTCTTAAGGCAGGAGAAATCTACGGCTTAATCGGGCGTAATGGGGCAGGGAAAACTACCCTGCTCAAAGCAATTGTCCGTTTGATCAAACCAAGCTCGGGTAAAGTGTCTTTGTTCCATTCGGAAAGTAGTCGGGAGTGGACCAAGGCCTTGGAACGCACCGGGGCAGTCATTGAAAGTCCCGTGGCCTATGACGCCTTAACTGCAGAGCAAAATTTACACTATTATTGTAAATTACGTGGAGTGGTTGATGAGGACAAGGTGGTAAAGGAAACCTTAGACTTGGTTGGCCTGACCCAAGACCGCAAGAAAGCCTATAAATCCTTTTCCATGGGGATGAAACAAAAATTAGGCATTGGGATTGCCTTATTAACCCAGCCTGACCTACTAATTCTCGATGAACCGATCAATGGCTTAGACCCGATTGCCATCAGCCATTTCCGTCAATTAGTTAAACGGCTAAGCCAGGAAAAACAAATGACTATTATCATTTCTAGTCATATTCTTTCTGAACTTTATCAAACAGCTAGCCGCTTTGGCTTCATTAACCAGGGGCGGCTTATCCAAGAAATGACTAAAGAGGAATTTGAGCAAATGAACCGGGAGTATATTGTCTTACAAACCAGTCAAGTGCCCCAGGCTAGCCGTCTATTGTCTGAACAAGGGCAGTCGAATTTTAAAGTGGTGGATGAAGAAACCATCCATATTTTCACCTCTGACCAAAAGATTCAACCTTACATGAAGCTCTTTAGTCAGGCGGATGTGCCTATCGATGCCATTTATTTCTCTCACAAAAATTTGGAGGATTATTTTACTGGCATTGTCGAAGAGAAAGGAGACCAATAG
- a CDS encoding ABC-2 transporter permease, which produces MLRADFYRLFHSKGFYITQLVLILVVAFCVWDKGVFSMTVSEQNAQEIAQRTEVIQEMAWTSHQAVMAISTMAAFLIYFSLPLFYMTVGADLNSGTLKNIISSGMSRTHYFFSKYSVFLMVTVLQFIFYYGTTYLVAGFTNGFDPLSLDWLGNFIGVFLVQYLSLQGVFAVTMLVIFLTLSNVWSILATIVVPLVLTVVQIAYFAESKIFAYLNFQSMLNQAGALTLDSEFFLEFTPLALLVIAVCLLIALISFKQRDF; this is translated from the coding sequence ATGTTGAGAGCAGATTTTTATCGATTATTTCATAGCAAGGGCTTTTACATTACCCAGCTGGTTTTGATTCTGGTGGTCGCCTTTTGTGTTTGGGATAAGGGTGTTTTTTCGATGACAGTCTCTGAGCAAAACGCTCAGGAAATCGCTCAAAGGACCGAAGTGATCCAAGAAATGGCCTGGACCAGTCACCAAGCCGTGATGGCCATATCAACCATGGCTGCCTTTCTAATCTATTTTTCCCTCCCCCTCTTTTATATGACTGTAGGAGCAGATTTAAATAGTGGGACCTTAAAGAATATTATTAGTAGCGGGATGTCCAGGACCCATTACTTCTTTTCCAAGTATAGTGTTTTCCTGATGGTGACAGTCCTGCAATTCATCTTCTATTACGGGACTACCTACCTGGTAGCGGGCTTTACTAATGGCTTTGATCCCTTAAGCTTAGACTGGCTGGGTAATTTTATCGGGGTATTCTTGGTGCAGTATCTCTCCCTTCAAGGCGTCTTTGCGGTAACGATGCTGGTGATATTCCTAACTCTCTCCAATGTGTGGAGTATCTTAGCGACTATTGTCGTACCCTTGGTGCTAACAGTCGTTCAGATTGCTTACTTTGCTGAAAGTAAAATTTTCGCCTACCTGAATTTCCAAAGCATGCTCAACCAAGCGGGTGCCTTAACCCTGGACAGTGAGTTTTTCTTAGAATTTACTCCCTTAGCCCTCTTAGTAATTGCAGTCTGCCTTTTAATCGCTCTAATATCATTTAAACAGCGTGATTTCTAA
- a CDS encoding sensor histidine kinase, protein MTLLLSILLLVLLYRYLKMKKALRDLSQDMAYRRKEQSNRLLTSPLNDKVIHQVVREANQLFDDLQTLRIKNLQEKNSLDQAIHNIAHDIRTPLTVASGYCQQLLDSEGSLDPVEKEKLLKINQHLSQVAYRLEELLSYQKLIEGQVQVELKPVDLSQVVKENLLHYYDRLNDDFQIHLAIEEACYIDNNPDLLNRILDNLLGNVIKHGHSTLSIQVKKDQDEVCLTLSNQSQQVVQHLDQLTKRFYAENLANDQLSSGLGLFIIQELVDLTKGQLSMTYQKGTFTSQITWPASKLTD, encoded by the coding sequence ATGACCCTGCTACTTAGCATTCTGCTTTTAGTCTTGCTCTACCGCTATCTGAAAATGAAAAAAGCTCTACGGGATTTAAGCCAGGACATGGCCTACCGGCGAAAAGAACAATCTAACCGCCTGCTCACTAGTCCCCTGAATGATAAGGTCATCCACCAAGTGGTTAGGGAAGCCAACCAGCTCTTCGACGATTTGCAGACTTTGCGGATTAAGAACCTCCAAGAAAAAAATAGTCTCGACCAAGCCATCCATAATATTGCCCATGATATCAGGACTCCTCTTACCGTTGCCAGCGGCTACTGCCAGCAGCTCTTGGATTCAGAAGGCAGCTTAGACCCGGTTGAAAAAGAAAAGTTATTGAAAATCAACCAACATCTCAGCCAAGTCGCCTATCGTTTAGAAGAACTACTCAGCTATCAAAAATTGATTGAAGGACAAGTCCAAGTGGAGTTGAAGCCAGTAGACCTCAGCCAAGTGGTAAAGGAAAACTTACTCCATTACTATGACCGCCTGAATGATGATTTTCAAATTCACTTAGCTATTGAGGAAGCTTGCTATATTGACAATAATCCAGACCTATTGAACCGGATCCTGGATAATTTACTGGGTAATGTAATTAAGCACGGTCACTCCACATTAAGTATCCAGGTCAAAAAAGACCAGGATGAGGTCTGCTTGACCCTGTCGAATCAAAGTCAGCAAGTCGTCCAACATCTAGACCAATTAACCAAACGTTTCTACGCAGAAAATCTTGCCAACGACCAACTCTCTTCTGGACTGGGCCTCTTTATCATCCAAGAATTAGTCGATCTCACTAAGGGTCAGCTTAGCATGACCTACCAAAAAGGTACCTTCACCAGCCAAATCACTTGGCCAGCTAGCAAACTTACAGATTAA